A portion of the bacterium genome contains these proteins:
- a CDS encoding FAD-binding oxidoreductase — MIVKEGKEQVLSYLEDSSNFREGDAEKLYIPENEKELIDVLSDCTEKSVPVTVSSGGTGTVGGRVPRKGIIVSMERFNSVIKIDSKERLATLQAGVVVNDFLNIIEKENLFYPPFPTERTAFIGGNVATNASGEYSFRFGPTRRYVKRIRMVLTSGNILEVERNSIYEKGGVIDYGIFKVPLPSYRTPPIKCSAGYFSQEGMDGIDLIIGSEGTLGIITEVDVYLIDALPQRFIVIIFLKNQEDIPSVVKDIKDICSEKLFSLEFFDSGSLKFLKNDFPSIPDDTCAIYAESVSTTEEMERWMNIADKYNSVDTWFAEDSKNYEKLIDFRHRLPENINAYFRKIGIVKVAMDIAVPEEGFSEMYAFYRKIMKSEKMHSILFGHIGENHLHFNLFPGSDEEKIKAKQIYEICVKKALSLGGTVAAEHGIGKIKHKWLEIMYGREGLKEMAEIKKIFDPYCILGLDNIFPEELLRGGKWL; from the coding sequence ATGATAGTAAAAGAAGGTAAAGAGCAAGTCCTTTCTTATCTTGAGGACTCATCTAATTTTAGGGAAGGGGATGCAGAAAAGTTATATATTCCTGAAAATGAAAAGGAACTTATAGATGTCCTCAGTGATTGTACAGAAAAAAGTGTTCCTGTTACTGTATCCAGTGGTGGAACAGGAACGGTAGGAGGAAGGGTACCGAGGAAAGGTATTATTGTTTCTATGGAGAGATTTAACAGTGTTATTAAGATAGACAGTAAAGAAAGATTAGCAACATTGCAGGCAGGTGTTGTAGTAAATGACTTTCTCAATATTATAGAGAAGGAAAATCTTTTTTATCCACCTTTCCCTACAGAAAGGACAGCTTTCATAGGAGGAAATGTTGCAACAAATGCTTCCGGGGAATACAGTTTCAGATTTGGTCCGACAAGAAGATATGTAAAGAGGATAAGGATGGTGCTTACAAGTGGTAATATCCTTGAAGTAGAAAGGAATAGTATATATGAAAAGGGAGGTGTAATTGATTATGGGATTTTTAAGGTGCCTCTTCCTTCTTACAGAACACCTCCTATAAAGTGTTCTGCTGGCTATTTCTCACAGGAAGGTATGGATGGTATAGACCTTATAATTGGCTCTGAAGGTACACTGGGTATCATTACTGAAGTTGATGTTTATTTAATAGATGCACTTCCCCAGAGGTTCATTGTTATAATCTTTTTAAAGAACCAGGAAGATATCCCTTCTGTTGTAAAAGACATAAAAGATATATGCAGTGAAAAACTTTTTTCCCTTGAGTTTTTTGATAGCGGGAGTTTGAAGTTTTTAAAGAATGATTTCCCCTCAATTCCTGATGATACCTGTGCAATATATGCAGAGAGTGTTTCTACAACAGAAGAGATGGAAAGATGGATGAATATTGCAGATAAGTATAATTCAGTGGACACATGGTTTGCTGAAGACAGTAAAAACTATGAAAAACTGATTGACTTCAGACATCGGCTTCCTGAAAATATAAATGCATATTTTAGAAAGATAGGGATTGTTAAAGTAGCAATGGATATAGCGGTTCCAGAGGAAGGTTTTTCTGAGATGTATGCTTTTTATAGAAAAATTATGAAAAGTGAAAAAATGCATTCTATACTTTTTGGACATATAGGAGAAAATCATCTACACTTTAATTTATTTCCCGGATCCGATGAGGAAAAGATAAAAGCAAAACAGATTTATGAGATATGTGTAAAAAAGGCACTTTCATTAGGTGGAACAGTTGCAGCAGAACATGGGATAGGAAAGATAAAGCATAAATGGCTTGAAATTATGTATGGAAGAGAAGGATTGAAAGAGATGGCTGAGATCAAAAAGATATTTGACCCATACTGTATATTGGGACTTGATAACATTTTTCCGGAAGAACTATTGAGAGGAGGAAAATGGTTATAA
- a CDS encoding LpxI family protein, which yields MDKEHTGLFISDDEISEYVYKKLKDKGIKVYPFSFVPCSFTISKVFHTGDITGILQYLKKENIKKLVFIGRIPSDTIFKEIHPSSDIFLQGKEPLSGEVILKKLVNFLDKENIEVMSLIEVLRDEIVEEKLYTDVPVDEDEKEDIDRGIEFLNKIMDYRVGQSVVIKKGMIIAVEGIEGTDEMIKRAGRYCNKFVVVKIAGRYKDERFDIPVIGPNTIEVLAEAGGCVIAMEAGRSILFDSLRVINLCNRNKIKLIGVKGVE from the coding sequence ATGGATAAAGAACATACAGGTCTTTTTATAAGTGATGATGAGATTTCTGAGTATGTATATAAGAAACTCAAAGATAAAGGAATAAAAGTATACCCTTTTTCTTTTGTTCCCTGCAGTTTTACCATATCTAAAGTTTTTCATACAGGTGATATAACAGGTATTCTGCAATATCTTAAAAAAGAAAATATAAAGAAACTGGTTTTTATAGGGAGAATTCCATCAGATACAATTTTTAAAGAAATCCATCCTTCTTCAGATATATTTTTACAGGGAAAAGAACCCCTATCCGGAGAGGTAATTCTGAAAAAACTTGTAAACTTTCTCGATAAAGAGAATATAGAGGTTATGTCCCTTATAGAAGTGTTAAGGGATGAAATTGTTGAGGAGAAATTATATACAGATGTACCTGTTGATGAGGATGAAAAAGAAGATATAGACAGAGGGATAGAATTTCTTAATAAAATTATGGACTACAGAGTTGGGCAATCTGTTGTTATAAAGAAAGGGATGATAATTGCAGTTGAAGGGATAGAGGGGACAGATGAGATGATAAAAAGAGCGGGAAGATATTGTAATAAATTTGTTGTAGTGAAGATAGCAGGAAGATATAAAGATGAAAGATTTGATATACCGGTCATAGGACCAAACACAATAGAAGTTCTTGCAGAGGCAGGGGGTTGTGTTATTGCTATGGAAGCAGGCAGGAGTATCCTCTTTGATTCTTTAAGAGTAATAAATCTATGTAACAGGAATAAAATAAAACTTATAGGGGTTAAAGGAGTGGAATGA
- the lpxA gene encoding acyl-ACP--UDP-N-acetylglucosamine O-acyltransferase: MAKIHPTAIISPDVFIDPDESTEIGPYAIIEGNAIIHKGCKIGPYVHIQGYTEIGSGCRIFTGAIIGSMTQDLKYKGGKTYLKIGENNTIREFVTINTGTADGDTTTIGNNNLIMAYVHIAHNCVIGNNVIMANGSTLAGHVIIDDCAIIGGLVGIHQFCRVGSYAIIGGCSKITKDIIPFVIADGHPAVPCGINRVGLKRRNFPSEKIEHIEEIYKVLFRSGMNVSEAVAELEKMERTEEIAYVINFIKNSTRGIAK, from the coding sequence ATGGCAAAGATACATCCTACAGCAATTATCTCCCCAGATGTTTTTATAGACCCCGATGAGTCCACAGAGATAGGTCCTTATGCTATTATTGAAGGTAATGCAATTATACATAAAGGGTGTAAAATAGGTCCCTATGTCCATATTCAGGGATATACTGAAATAGGTTCCGGTTGTCGTATATTTACAGGAGCGATTATAGGAAGTATGACCCAGGACCTGAAATATAAAGGTGGTAAAACATACTTAAAGATAGGAGAAAATAATACTATAAGAGAGTTTGTTACCATAAATACAGGAACTGCTGATGGCGATACTACTACTATCGGGAATAATAATCTTATAATGGCGTATGTCCACATTGCCCATAACTGTGTTATAGGGAATAATGTAATTATGGCAAATGGCAGTACTCTTGCAGGGCATGTAATAATTGATGACTGTGCAATTATTGGTGGACTTGTTGGTATCCATCAGTTTTGCAGGGTGGGGAGTTATGCTATTATAGGTGGATGTTCTAAAATTACAAAAGATATAATTCCATTTGTTATTGCTGATGGACATCCTGCGGTTCCTTGTGGTATTAACAGGGTGGGTTTGAAAAGGAGAAATTTTCCTTCTGAAAAGATAGAGCACATAGAGGAAATATATAAGGTACTGTTCCGTTCTGGGATGAATGTTTCAGAAGCAGTAGCAGAACTGGAAAAGATGGAAAGAACAGAAGAGATTGCCTATGTTATAAATTTTATCAAAAATTCCACACGTGGTATCGCAAAATGA
- a CDS encoding bifunctional UDP-3-O-[3-hydroxymyristoyl] N-acetylglucosamine deacetylase/3-hydroxyacyl-ACP dehydratase, producing the protein MEKSQKTIERSVEIEGIGLHTGEKSTLKFHPAAVDSGIVFIKKGDGHNEIIKPVIENLLDTVKFPRRTSIGNERVQIHTVEHLLSALYSMEIDNITIEIDGDECPGLDGSARPFVDIIKKAGIKDLNKRKNIFSLKEPVYISENNTHIIALPSDELKVSYILDYPETALGSQYASYSVTPDIYEKDIAPSRTFCLKEEIEPLKKIGLGKGSDYKNTLVIDKDGNPIDNQFRFKDEPVRHKISDLIGDIALFGSYIAAHIIGIKSGHSMNTRFIRKMRALQEREKIIDINDRNYCAETVLYAEDICRIIPHRYPFLLVDRIIEVNGNKAIGIKNVSMNEWFFQGHFPGKPIMPGVLIVEAMAQVGGVLMLQKEENRGKLAYFMSIENVKFRKAVRPGCQLLLQVEVLKTKGKVARLEGKAFVDGSIVTEGTFMSTIVDE; encoded by the coding sequence ATGGAGAAGAGTCAGAAGACAATTGAAAGAAGTGTTGAAATTGAAGGGATAGGTCTTCACACCGGAGAAAAAAGTACATTAAAATTTCACCCTGCTGCTGTTGATTCAGGGATTGTGTTTATAAAAAAAGGTGATGGTCATAATGAGATAATAAAGCCGGTTATAGAAAATCTTCTTGATACAGTTAAATTTCCACGAAGAACATCTATAGGAAATGAACGGGTGCAGATTCATACAGTTGAGCATCTTCTGTCTGCTCTTTACTCAATGGAGATAGACAATATAACAATTGAAATAGATGGGGATGAATGTCCTGGTCTTGATGGAAGTGCACGGCCCTTTGTGGATATTATAAAGAAGGCAGGGATAAAAGATTTAAATAAGAGAAAGAATATATTTTCATTAAAAGAACCAGTATATATTTCAGAGAACAACACACATATAATTGCTCTACCATCAGATGAATTGAAGGTTTCCTATATTCTTGACTATCCAGAGACAGCACTCGGTTCTCAATATGCTTCTTATTCTGTTACACCGGATATTTACGAAAAAGATATAGCCCCTTCAAGGACATTCTGTCTTAAAGAAGAGATAGAACCATTAAAGAAGATAGGGTTAGGAAAAGGGTCGGACTATAAAAACACACTGGTAATTGATAAAGATGGAAACCCAATAGATAACCAGTTCAGATTTAAAGATGAACCTGTAAGACATAAAATAAGTGACCTGATAGGAGATATTGCTCTTTTCGGGTCTTATATAGCAGCACATATAATAGGTATAAAAAGCGGTCATTCTATGAATACGAGGTTTATAAGGAAGATGAGGGCTCTTCAAGAAAGAGAGAAGATAATAGATATAAATGATAGAAATTACTGTGCAGAAACTGTTCTTTATGCTGAAGATATATGCAGGATTATTCCTCACAGATATCCATTTTTACTTGTGGACAGGATTATTGAGGTGAATGGTAATAAAGCCATAGGGATTAAAAATGTCAGTATGAATGAGTGGTTTTTTCAGGGACACTTTCCCGGTAAGCCAATAATGCCAGGGGTTTTAATTGTGGAGGCGATGGCTCAGGTGGGAGGTGTTTTGATGCTACAAAAAGAAGAGAATAGAGGTAAACTTGCATATTTTATGAGTATAGAGAATGTGAAGTTTAGAAAAGCAGTCAGACCAGGATGTCAACTACTTTTACAGGTAGAGGTATTGAAAACAAAAGGTAAGGTTGCACGTCTTGAAGGGAAGGCATTTGTAGATGGTAGTATCGTTACAGAAGGGACATTTATGTCCACCATAGTGGATGAATAG
- the lpxD gene encoding UDP-3-O-(3-hydroxymyristoyl)glucosamine N-acyltransferase, protein MKLTIKKIAEIVEGNIIGKEDILITGVSGIKEAKEGDLTFIANNKYRHLLRSTKASAVIVPKDINNTVDTSLIQVENPSIAFAKIVSLVGPEPVNFTPGIDKTAVIGKNVILGKGVSIQPYAVIEDNVEIGEGSTIGACVYIGHYTKIGKDCLIYPHVIIRERIKIGDRVIIHPGTVIGGDGFGFATVKGVHHKIPQIGTVEIGDDVEIGSNVTIDRARFDKTYIGNGVKIDNLVQIAHNVCIGENTIVVAQVGISGSTVIGKNVIIAGQAGIIGHITVGDNAIIGGKAGVTKDVPSNVHVTGFPAREKWEDMRIQAYSRRNPELMEKIKRLEEKIEMMEKKIKEMYGEESEDN, encoded by the coding sequence GTGAAACTTACAATTAAAAAAATCGCAGAGATAGTAGAAGGGAATATCATTGGGAAGGAAGATATACTGATTACGGGTGTTTCCGGTATCAAAGAAGCAAAAGAAGGAGACCTTACATTTATAGCTAATAATAAATACAGACATCTTTTAAGGTCAACAAAAGCCTCAGCAGTTATTGTTCCAAAGGATATAAACAACACGGTTGATACATCACTTATCCAGGTTGAGAATCCATCAATTGCGTTTGCAAAAATTGTATCTCTCGTTGGACCTGAACCTGTTAATTTTACCCCCGGAATAGATAAGACCGCTGTTATAGGTAAAAATGTTATTCTCGGGAAGGGAGTGTCCATTCAGCCATATGCTGTAATAGAAGACAATGTTGAAATAGGAGAGGGTTCTACTATAGGTGCGTGTGTATATATAGGACATTATACAAAGATAGGGAAGGATTGTCTTATATATCCCCATGTAATAATAAGAGAAAGGATAAAGATAGGAGACAGGGTTATCATACATCCTGGAACTGTTATAGGTGGAGATGGGTTTGGTTTTGCCACTGTTAAAGGTGTACATCACAAGATTCCTCAGATAGGAACAGTTGAAATAGGAGATGATGTTGAGATTGGTTCAAATGTTACCATAGACAGGGCGAGGTTTGATAAGACATATATTGGAAATGGAGTAAAAATAGATAATCTTGTTCAGATAGCCCATAATGTTTGCATAGGAGAGAATACTATTGTAGTAGCACAGGTTGGTATATCAGGCAGTACTGTTATAGGAAAAAATGTAATAATAGCAGGACAGGCAGGCATAATCGGACATATTACAGTAGGAGATAATGCTATTATAGGAGGTAAAGCAGGTGTAACCAAAGATGTACCTTCTAATGTTCATGTAACTGGATTTCCAGCGAGGGAAAAGTGGGAAGATATGAGAATCCAGGCATATTCAAGGAGAAATCCTGAATTGATGGAGAAGATAAAAAGGTTAGAAGAGAAGATTGAAATGATGGAGAAAAAGATAAAGGAGATGTATGGAGAAGAGTCAGAAGACAATTGA
- a CDS encoding OmpH family outer membrane protein, with product MEIKKVIGFCILISGIVFAQTVKIGYVDVKEVYYKYDKAVKLEEGFNKEIEKVSELEKSIKKMQSEYEQKKDIMKPDERIKKEAELKLKMQEYSTALGDFKKKMDEKQKETEKIVDEIKKEVQAYGEKNKYTVILSSASILYYGTDVIDVTGEIIKIMNKKTGDQK from the coding sequence ATGGAAATTAAAAAAGTAATAGGTTTTTGCATATTAATTTCAGGGATTGTTTTTGCACAGACAGTCAAGATTGGCTATGTTGATGTAAAGGAAGTGTATTATAAATATGATAAAGCAGTGAAATTAGAAGAGGGATTTAATAAAGAGATTGAAAAGGTATCTGAATTAGAGAAGAGTATAAAGAAGATGCAGTCAGAGTACGAGCAGAAAAAGGATATTATGAAGCCGGATGAAAGGATAAAAAAAGAGGCAGAGTTAAAATTGAAGATGCAGGAGTATTCTACTGCTTTAGGTGACTTTAAAAAGAAAATGGATGAGAAACAGAAAGAGACAGAAAAGATAGTAGATGAGATAAAAAAAGAGGTACAGGCATATGGAGAGAAAAATAAATATACTGTAATACTGTCTTCTGCAAGTATTCTTTATTATGGAACGGATGTTATAGACGTAACAGGAGAGATAATAAAGATTATGAATAAGAAAACCGGAGATCAAAAGTGA
- the bamA gene encoding outer membrane protein assembly factor BamA — protein sequence MKKIKILLLCLLVNSALLFSQNIINSIEVSGNKNVSKEKVLVLMKMKTGGQFNEGVLREDIKKIAESGFFSKVSYDITSNEKGIDIKIIVVENPVVRGIYFKGNKVFKTKDLIETLGVNKGDIFNELKLLSGIEKIKDKYKEKQFYFTDIEYDTMEKEDGVILNILVNEQGRRYVSKIVFKGNKVFSDSRLRGLMKVKQRNMPFIRGSFKPDVFEKDIKTIENFYKEKGFLNAKVEGKESIDTKTKGIKIEISVEEGQRYYLGDIRFEGKTLVDEKELKNKLSLKKKGDIFNRKLADENVRNLSVFYINRGHLKVRVNEIPIAGEKPDVINIVYFIEPGEVYTAGEIIVRGNYKTKDKVIRREVKITPGDKITSEKLQKSFNNLYDLNYFDRINIYPEFKGNNTADIVVEVEEKAKTGMFLIGGGYSNVDDLVGMISISQSNFDITNPPKFIGGGQNISFMAQLGTEVDSYKLSFTEPYFLDKPVWFGVDLYRMRRYFSDYTDKRTGGALRLGKRWEKCSLGFTGRIEDINISDIDIPSIVGQEGDYQKNSITGTFRFSSVDRKRAPNRGVISEFSTEYAGDVLGGDISFIKPILENDIYSPLGKLVFHSKTYAGAVEEIGDTEEIPIYERFFGGGIGTVRGYKERSLGPMDSSGRPLGGQAIFAQNFELIYPLYQDILKGVVFFDVGNVWEDWDSIDDLRKGVGAGIKVVIPFLNAPLEIYYGYALDRKDDEPEGRWHVGMWFGF from the coding sequence TTGAAGAAAATAAAAATTCTGCTACTATGCCTCTTGGTTAATTCAGCCCTGCTTTTCTCTCAAAATATTATTAACAGTATAGAAGTATCAGGAAATAAAAATGTAAGTAAAGAGAAAGTGTTAGTTCTAATGAAGATGAAGACAGGAGGACAGTTTAATGAAGGTGTTTTAAGGGAAGATATAAAGAAGATTGCTGAGTCAGGATTTTTCTCAAAGGTCAGTTATGATATCACAAGTAATGAAAAAGGTATTGATATAAAAATTATAGTAGTTGAGAATCCTGTGGTTAGAGGTATTTATTTTAAGGGAAATAAGGTCTTTAAGACAAAGGACCTTATAGAAACTTTAGGTGTTAACAAAGGGGATATATTTAATGAGTTAAAATTACTTTCCGGGATTGAAAAGATAAAGGATAAGTATAAAGAGAAGCAGTTTTATTTTACAGATATTGAGTATGACACAATGGAGAAAGAAGATGGTGTTATCCTGAATATTCTTGTAAATGAACAGGGTAGAAGGTATGTTTCTAAAATTGTATTTAAGGGTAATAAAGTATTCTCTGATAGTCGATTGAGGGGATTGATGAAGGTAAAACAGAGAAATATGCCTTTTATAAGAGGTAGTTTTAAACCGGATGTATTTGAAAAGGATATAAAGACCATAGAAAATTTTTATAAAGAAAAAGGATTTCTAAATGCAAAAGTAGAAGGGAAAGAATCTATAGATACAAAAACAAAAGGAATAAAGATTGAGATTTCAGTAGAAGAAGGACAGAGATATTATCTGGGAGATATAAGGTTTGAAGGAAAAACTCTGGTGGATGAAAAGGAACTGAAAAATAAACTATCATTAAAGAAAAAGGGTGATATTTTTAACAGAAAACTTGCAGATGAAAATGTCAGGAATCTTTCAGTTTTCTATATAAACAGAGGACATCTTAAAGTAAGAGTTAATGAAATACCAATAGCAGGAGAAAAGCCAGATGTAATAAATATTGTTTATTTTATTGAACCAGGAGAGGTTTATACCGCAGGAGAGATTATTGTAAGGGGTAATTATAAGACAAAGGATAAAGTAATAAGAAGAGAAGTGAAGATAACACCTGGAGATAAAATAACTTCTGAAAAACTACAAAAGAGTTTTAATAATCTTTATGACCTTAACTATTTTGACAGGATAAATATATATCCTGAATTTAAGGGGAATAATACCGCAGATATCGTGGTGGAAGTGGAAGAAAAGGCAAAAACAGGGATGTTTCTTATAGGCGGTGGTTATAGTAATGTTGATGATTTAGTAGGGATGATAAGTATAAGTCAGTCCAATTTTGATATTACAAATCCACCTAAATTTATAGGAGGAGGACAGAATATATCTTTTATGGCACAATTAGGGACTGAAGTAGATAGTTATAAACTGAGTTTTACAGAACCATATTTTCTTGATAAACCTGTCTGGTTTGGAGTTGATTTATATAGAATGAGAAGATACTTTTCTGATTACACTGACAAGAGAACAGGTGGTGCATTACGACTGGGGAAAAGATGGGAAAAGTGTTCACTGGGATTTACAGGAAGGATAGAAGATATTAACATTTCTGATATAGATATCCCTTCTATTGTAGGGCAGGAAGGTGATTATCAGAAGAATAGTATCACAGGAACATTCCGTTTTTCTTCTGTTGATAGAAAAAGAGCACCAAACAGAGGAGTTATATCAGAATTTTCCACTGAGTATGCTGGAGATGTTCTTGGGGGAGATATCAGTTTTATAAAACCAATATTAGAAAATGATATTTACAGTCCTTTAGGGAAACTGGTATTTCATAGTAAGACATATGCTGGAGCAGTAGAGGAGATAGGAGATACAGAAGAGATTCCTATATATGAAAGATTTTTTGGTGGCGGGATAGGGACTGTAAGGGGCTATAAAGAGAGGAGTTTAGGACCGATGGACAGCAGTGGTCGTCCATTGGGAGGACAGGCCATCTTTGCCCAGAATTTTGAGTTGATATATCCTTTATATCAGGATATACTTAAAGGAGTTGTTTTCTTTGATGTCGGTAACGTGTGGGAGGACTGGGATAGTATAGATGATTTGCGTAAAGGTGTAGGTGCAGGAATTAAAGTAGTTATACCGTTTCTTAATGCACCACTTGAGATTTATTATGGATATGCTCTTGATAGGAAAGATGATGAACCGGAAGGTAGATGGCATGTAGGTATGTGGTTTGGTTTTTAA
- a CDS encoding ATP-dependent Clp protease ATP-binding subunit has translation MFERFTERVKVLLDSARKEALKYGHNRIEPEHIFLAMLEDNQGVGVSILHQMGIDFQKLKQEIERNMKIGIPVYVGEIPLSPQSKKVLEMAVKEAQFYMHTYVGTEHILLGIIGTEETIPSKILRAYGITLKNAREIFEEVILDAGQKWQGYGKTSAASYQKSRVSALQTFGRDLTKLAGEGKLDPVIGREVEIERVMQILCRRKKNNPVLLGEPGVGKTAIVEGLAMKIVSGNAPQILKDKKIIMIDLPGMVAGTKYRGEFEQRMKIVLDEIKNAGNVIIFIDEIHTLVGAGGAEGAIDASNILKPPLSRGEIQCIGATTLDEYRRYIERDGALERRFQPVMVSPSTVEETIEILKGLKEKYEIHHNVKISDKALEAAAILSDRYITERFLPDKAIDLIDEASSRHRLKLYNPPEEIEQVTDEIRKVTEEKEEAIKKQDYEKAASLRDRERELKSKLDYLKTNWEKLIPEEKKMITEAEIAEVVSQWTGIPVAQICKKEKERLLDMEKEIHRMVVGQEEAISAVSRAIRRSRVGMKERKRPIGSFLFLGPTGVGKTLLAKALAKFLFGDEQALVQIDMSEYMEKFSISRLIGAPPGYVGYEEGGQLTEKVRRRPYSVILLDEIEKAHPDVFNILLQVLEDGRLTDGLGRSVSFQNTVLIMTSNIGTEIFKNRSVLGFQQEDKVDYENQNERIMEQVKRIFKPEFLNRLDEIIIFHSLTKEHLYEIVDIELSRVKERMEVHHISIVVSKNAKQFLIEKGTSPEFGARPLKRVISKYLEDPLSEEILKDIYPEHSTILVDHYNKKDKLTFKPFKKGETLEENKNSATMPLG, from the coding sequence ATGTTTGAAAGGTTTACAGAAAGAGTGAAGGTACTTTTGGATTCTGCAAGGAAAGAGGCACTTAAATACGGACATAACAGGATTGAGCCAGAACATATCTTCCTCGCTATGTTAGAAGATAACCAGGGTGTAGGGGTCTCTATCTTACACCAGATGGGTATTGACTTTCAGAAATTGAAACAGGAAATAGAAAGGAATATGAAGATAGGTATTCCTGTGTATGTAGGAGAAATTCCTTTAAGTCCTCAATCCAAAAAAGTACTTGAGATGGCGGTTAAAGAAGCACAGTTTTATATGCATACCTATGTAGGTACAGAGCATATACTCCTTGGTATTATTGGTACAGAGGAGACCATTCCTTCAAAGATTCTCAGGGCTTATGGTATTACTTTAAAAAATGCCCGCGAGATATTTGAAGAGGTAATTTTAGATGCAGGACAGAAATGGCAGGGATATGGTAAAACGTCTGCTGCATCCTATCAAAAAAGCCGGGTGAGTGCACTTCAAACATTCGGGAGAGACCTTACAAAACTTGCAGGAGAAGGGAAGCTTGACCCTGTGATAGGGAGAGAGGTTGAGATAGAAAGGGTGATGCAGATTTTGTGTAGAAGAAAAAAGAACAATCCTGTACTTTTAGGAGAACCAGGGGTTGGTAAGACCGCAATTGTTGAAGGTCTCGCGATGAAAATTGTTTCAGGGAATGCACCCCAGATTTTAAAAGACAAAAAGATAATAATGATTGATTTACCCGGTATGGTTGCAGGGACAAAGTACAGAGGTGAATTTGAGCAGAGGATGAAGATAGTCCTTGATGAGATAAAGAATGCAGGTAATGTAATTATATTTATAGATGAGATACACACACTTGTAGGTGCAGGTGGTGCTGAAGGCGCAATAGATGCTTCCAATATATTAAAACCGCCACTTTCCCGCGGAGAGATACAATGTATAGGGGCAACAACACTTGATGAATACAGAAGGTATATAGAGAGAGATGGTGCTCTGGAAAGAAGATTCCAACCAGTGATGGTAAGTCCTTCAACAGTTGAAGAAACAATAGAGATTCTGAAGGGTTTAAAAGAGAAGTATGAGATACATCATAATGTAAAAATTTCAGACAAGGCACTGGAAGCAGCAGCAATTTTAAGTGATAGATACATAACAGAAAGATTTCTACCTGATAAGGCAATAGATTTAATAGATGAAGCATCAAGCCGTCACAGGTTAAAACTTTATAACCCTCCTGAAGAGATAGAGCAGGTGACGGATGAGATTAGAAAAGTTACGGAAGAGAAAGAAGAAGCCATAAAGAAACAGGACTATGAGAAAGCTGCTTCTCTGAGAGACAGAGAAAGAGAACTTAAGAGTAAATTGGATTACCTGAAGACAAACTGGGAGAAACTTATACCTGAAGAGAAAAAAATGATAACAGAGGCAGAGATTGCAGAAGTAGTATCTCAATGGACAGGTATCCCTGTTGCACAGATATGTAAGAAGGAAAAGGAACGACTCCTTGATATGGAAAAGGAGATTCACAGAATGGTTGTTGGACAGGAGGAAGCAATTTCCGCTGTCAGCAGGGCAATAAGAAGGTCAAGGGTAGGAATGAAAGAGAGGAAACGTCCAATAGGCAGTTTTCTCTTCCTCGGTCCTACAGGTGTTGGTAAGACACTACTTGCAAAGGCACTCGCAAAATTTCTCTTCGGGGATGAACAGGCGCTGGTGCAGATAGATATGTCTGAGTATATGGAAAAATTTTCTATCAGTCGTTTAATAGGAGCGCCTCCTGGTTATGTTGGTTATGAAGAAGGTGGGCAACTTACAGAAAAGGTAAGGAGAAGACCATATAGTGTTATACTGCTTGATGAGATTGAAAAAGCACATCCTGATGTGTTTAATATACTTTTACAGGTTTTAGAAGATGGACGGCTAACGGATGGGCTTGGCAGGAGTGTTAGTTTTCAGAATACAGTTCTTATTATGACATCTAATATAGGAACAGAGATTTTTAAAAACAGGTCAGTCCTCGGATTTCAACAGGAAGATAAGGTGGACTATGAAAATCAGAATGAGAGGATAATGGAACAGGTGAAACGTATATTCAAACCAGAGTTTTTAAACCGACTGGATGAGATAATAATATTCCACTCGTTAACAAAAGAACACCTGTATGAAATTGTGGATATAGAACTTTCCAGGGTGAAGGAGAGAATGGAGGTACATCATATAAGCATAGTTGTTTCAAAAAACGCAAAGCAATTTTTGATTGAAAAGGGTACAAGTCCTGAATTCGGCGCAAGACCTTTAAAGAGAGTAATATCCAAATATCTTGAAGACCCACTTTCAGAAGAGATATTGAAGGATATATATCCGGAACATTCCACCATTCTTGTTGACCATTATAATAAGAAAGACAAACTTACCTTTAAACCATTTAAGAAAGGAGAAACCCTTGAAGAAAATAAAAATTCTGCTACTATGCCTCTTGGTTAA